The genome window TCGCCTGCCATCGGTTGTAATCCACGATGACGGCGATGTTGTCCAAGCCGTGCGCAGGGGCCATCATCGCCGCTTCCCAGACGGAGCCTTCGTTGCATTCGCCGTCGCTAAGCAGCGCAAACACGCGGTACGTATGCCTCAAAATACGGCCCGCCAGCGCCATGCCGATGCCCAACGATAAGCCATGTCCCAGCGATCCCGTCGCCGCTTCGACGCCGGGGATGCCCTTGGGACATGGATGCTCGGCGAAATGGCTGCCGTCCTGGGCGAAGGTGGTTAGTAACTCTTCGGGAAAGAAAGATTTGTATGCCAGCGCAACGTACAACGCCGGGGCGGCGTGTCCCTTGCTTAATATAAAACGATCCCGGCAAGGATCGCCGGGCGCCTGGTGATCGATGCGCAGAACGCTCCAATAACAGGCTGTCAAGATATCCACGCAGGAGAGCGAAGAGCCGAGATGCTGCGTTTTGGTCAGGTGGGAAAGTTCCACCACCCGCCCGCGAATACGCCGGGCGATCTTCTCCATCTCTTTAATGGGCGCAGGGGTCATATCCAAATATTCCTATTCGCCAAGAACGATGCGCTGAGGAAAAACCCGTCTATATTGTCCTAGCAAATATTCCATTTCCATCCAGAATTATTATTTCATGTTACGAAGTCGCTGTTCTCTCGCCTAGGGGATAAGTATTTCACAACCAATTGGAACCATCATTCAAGAAAAGCGTAAAGGTTTCTTTATGTAGCGTTATTGAATCGCGAAATCACGAAAAGGCTCGAATTTCACGAAATATTTGAATCACTGATATCTCGGATTCTATTGGATATCACGGAAAATCTCTTTCGCAACGCTATTCCTTGCGCCAACCGCTTTTCCTTTTTTCGTGTTTTTCTTTTTCATTTCGTGTTTTCGTGATTCAAACGACGATGGTAAGAGATTCCTATAATTTCCCATGGCGCATTACATGACTTATTATTTCATCAACGATTCAATATGGCGCGTGAAGCATAGGGAATCAATGGGTTCGCGGTTGCCCACCACGGCTACGGCTTCGGCGCCAGCCACATTGCCCATAAACGACAATATATCCAACGGCGCCGACTGGTAAGCGCAAACCGAAGCAAGAGCGAAGAAAGCATCGCCGCCGCCAACACGGTCCACGACGCGGATGGCCAAGGCGGGCGACTCCAAATACCCCTCTTCTTTGCGGTAGCAGGTGCATCCCCGCTTGCCTTGCGTGATCGCGATTTGATCCGCTTGCATTTTCTTGGCGATTTGTTGAACAAGGGGATAACAGCCGCTATAACGGTCGCGGCATTCCAAGCGCATCTCCTCTTCCGACAAACAAACGAAATCGGCCTTCGCGTATTTCGAAATCGTATGGTAGCCCATATTTCCCGCATTGGCCTGGGTTAGCAAAGCGAGAAAATTCGAACGGCTGCTCAGCGCTTGCGCCGCCGGCCGGTCGATCATCCCATGTCCATAATCGGCGACGATAATCAAATTGTAGCGGCTGAGCATTTCCTCCAGGCGAGAGCATAACGTTTGGCTGTCCCGCTCGTTGAGCGGTTCGTCGTTCATCGTATACACTTCGAAAACAGGAAGTTCGAAATATGGTTCGCGATATCTGCGCTTGACGATCGTCGGCGAATTGGATTTTCGTAAAAATGTTGGATGGATGTTTTTGTTCAACCGTTGGCGAATCCAATCCTCGCGCGGCTCTTCGCTTCCCAGCATCGACAACAATCCCACCTCGCCGCAAAAGCCCGCCAGATGGTTGGCTATGGCCGCCGCGCCGCCGACGAACTCCTCGTCGGATATGTACTTCATCGGCAAAATGGGAGCGTGGGCGGAGATATTGAGCGCATTGCAATAAAAATATTGGTCGATGATGGTTTCGCCGATCACCAACGGCTTCAATTCCTTGGCCGAATGGAGGTATTTCAAAATATCCTGCACGGAATAGGTCTCGCTCAAAGAATGCAGATATTGTTCCACGGACTCCGGAAACGGCGAGAAATGTTTGTTGATGAGGAAAGACGAACTGGATGTAATATCCTCGATATAAGCGATTTCGCCGTTGACGGCGGCGATGGCGATCTCTTCCCGCATGATCTCCGGCGTGCGTTTGTCGCGGTATTCGGCGCCTTTGGCGTAGACGTCCGGCTTCAACGCCGCGATAGTCTCTTCCGCCGTCGGCCATTCGTTGATCGCTACATAATCCGTAAAATCAAGCGCCGCCAGCGATTCCGCGCGCAAACCTTCTGGAAATACCGGACGATGCGGCCCTTTGTTCACAAAGCGGTCAGGCGTAACGGTCGTGATGAGAACATCGCCCAACTTTTTCGCCTTGTGCAAGTACCGGATATGCCCGATATGAAGCAGATCGAAAACACCATGGCACAGGATCGCCTTTTTCCGATCCTTATGCAGATTCTCGATAATCTCCGCCAACTCGCTTATTTTTTTTATCTTATCGAAGAAACTCATCGAATATTATACGCAAGCGAAAACATGGTTCCGCATCGCCCCTTTTCCAAAACATATTTCCAATCCAGGAAATTTTACGATTATATCAACATCTCGACGCCGGTTTAAGTCAACCGATGTGAAAAACCTTTGGTGAAAAATTTCTTTTCGAATAAGATTCGAACCTTATATTCATGGTTTATTTGGCCTCCCTGAATCCACGATTTCGCCGCCGCGTTCATCGATATCGCCTATTCCGGCAACTGGCGCAATACTTCATTCATATTTTCCCGGTACGCTTTAAGCGCCTGGCGTCCTTTGGGGGTTATCCTAAGGAGCGTTCGGGGAATTTTGTCTACGAATTCTTTCTTGATTTCGAGATATCCCGCTTCTTCCAGCTTGCTCATGTGCGAAGACAAATTTCCCCGTGTTAGGCTGGTTTGACGCATAACGAACAAGAAATCCGCGCAATCCACGGCGTATAAAACCGCCATGATCGCAAGCCGCGCCGGTTCATGCACCAAACGATCGATTTCGGGAAGAGATTGAAAATCGCCGGAATGGGATTCCTTAGATTTCATGAGCGATATCCTCCGGCGGAAACGGATTCATTCGCAAAAAACGGATGAAAACGATCGCTCCCATGATGGTTGAGATTATTCCAATTAGAAAAATCTGCCTTCCAAGAATTTCATAAAAAGATAGGCTATAAAAAAAGGGAATAACGATTCCACTGATTATGCAGATTATCCCCAACGACAGCCAACGTGGAGATTGATATTGGGACGCCAAAGTTACTGGTCCTATAGCCAACACAATTCCGTAAATAGCGGGGAAAAACCGCAGCGACCAAAAATTCCACCCTAAATTTTTCCCTAGAAACCATTGGAAAAGTGGGATAGTCGCTGCAGCAAGCAACAAAAACAAGGAAGTTACTCCCACTATTCCCGGAAGTTTTTTCGACAAGGTTATCCAGGGATGGGATTCTTCCTCCGAATTTAACGAGGCATAACCCATGCGGGGATAAATTAAACGCTTTTTGACGTACTTTATAAAAAAATAACAGAGAAACGGCAACAAGAAAGTAGGAATGGAAATCCACTTTATCCAAACGATCATCACAACGCCCAAAATCGTCAAATACAATCCTAGAAAAATCTCTAGGAGACCGTCTTGCATGAGCGATCTCTTGGCCCTTCGTTCAATTTCTTGAAAATCCAATTGAGAAATCATAGTAATTGACCTCCGTAAACGCTTGTTATTCGCAAATGAGTTTGCTTTGCAAACCTGTTTGCAATTCTATTATAAATAGAATCATCGTCAAGGTTATTCATAAAAAAATTTCTAAAAAAAATATTTGCCGTCTTTCCTTATCGCGGAATGATAAGAAAAGACGGCAATAAAAAACGGGCAAGCGCAATGCCTGCCCGTCCTTCGTTCATTGATTGAAATATCTTGAACGGCGATCTATTTCATAATCGTCAATTCCACGCGGCGGTTTAACGCCCGGTTCTCGTCCGACGTATTCGGCTTGATCGGCTTAGTCTCGCCGAATCCGCGCGCCGTCATGCGGGAAGCTTCAACGCCCTTTTCGATAAAGTAGCTGCGTACGGCATCGGCTCGGCGTTCGGATAGTTTCTGATTGTATTCTTCGGTGGCGATATCGCAGGTGTGACCGTCTACATAAATCTTTATTCCCGGATTCTCCTTCAATACGTTCGCCATATCATCCAGTTCGGGGAAGAATTGAGGCCGGATTACCGACTTATCGTATTCGAAGGTAACGCCGGGAACGGTCCAGCAGCCCCGGTCGTCCACTTTTGCCCCCTTGGGCGTATCGGGACATTGATCCGCGTCGTCGCATATGTCGTCTCCGTCGCTGTCGGGAATCGATACGATGAATATCTTACGAACGAAATCCACCATAGTATACTCGTTATAGAGATCCGTCCCCATGCGATATTCTCCGCATGGGCTTAATTCGACGAGTTTATTCAGAAATTCTTTCCCTTTCCGGCTAGCTTCGGTTTGGATGGCGTGAATGCAAACTTCGCCCTGTCCCGCCTTTACTAACTCCTTCATCGCTTTCAATGCACCGGGAGCAAACGTGGGAAGTCCATCGCTGAAGAGGATGACCACCGTCTTCCCCTGCCTCCCTTGCAGAACGGAAGCAGCGCCTTTAATAGCGCCTTCCATAGGCGTAATCCCACTCAAATAAGGGATATCTTTCGCCGCTGCGGCTAGTTCGGAGCGATTGAAAGGTTTCAGGGTTCCTACCTCCAACTTATCGCCGCCGAATACGATCAAACTCGTGGAAAAATCGCCGTCCGGGATCGCCGAAACGAACGATTCCACCAACGATCTAGCGAGGGCGATTTTTTCCTCGCTTTTCATCGAACGCGAAGAATCGACGATAATCACTGCTTGGTTAATCGCCACTTTCTCGCATTTCTCCGGTCCGACGGGACTGAGCACGAGTGGCTTTTTGTATGGAACCGATCCGCAGCCCGCCAACAAGAACGCAACGAATAAAACAGAGGCCCATTTCTTCATCGTGAATCTCCTTTTCTTCAAAATATGGATTGTATATATAAAAATTACGACTAGATCAAATTATTATCCAATGAGCCTCTTGCAAAACTCCATTATTCCTCCCCCAAGCGTGGGGGAGGTTAGGAGAGGGTTGCCTTAAGCCTAATAAAATCAACCCCCCTCTAACTCCCCCCAAACTTGGGGGGAGAATTAAAGCGTAGACTTAATCCTTTTTGCATGAGCCTCCAATTATGATAAATCCAATTATATAGAAGTTGTATAGAAAATCAATTCTTTTACTAGTAAGATTCCTCAACCAGCTTGTATCGAAATCTCAAGACGCTTCATGAGTTAAAATGAAGAGTTGACCGCTCTTTTCCATACATGCAATGGAACCACGCCTTGCGATGCGTCCGCGATATCTCTCATCTGGTTGCTGGGATCGATAGTTTCCAGGCGGCGATTCATGCGCTTCCATCGCTTTTCCCCCAAGGCTTTCCGTTCGACTTCCAACTTTTCACGATAAGGGCGAATCTCGCCGTTACGAAGCGCTTCTAGGTCAAGTAGATCGATGCGCCATTTCCGTAGACTCAGCAACAGCAAATCGCCGGTCGCAAGGTAAAGAATGCCCCCGCGCCGGTAGGCTTCCGGCGTAACGTGACCGACGGCGGCGCCGTAACTTACGCCGGAATAACGCCCATCGCTGATGATCGTAACCATTTTCTTCAACGACTGATTGCAATTGATATGGTGCATGGGCGTAAACATTTCCGGCATTCCATACCCTTCCGGCCCAACGCCAGCGATAATAAGCGCAATGCGCAGCGCCGAATCTTCGATCAAGCGCCGGAAAAGGCGCTGCGTCCCCTTGATCTTCTCTAAGGAGGGATCGTTCTCGCTGGTATTATGCCGGTGGATGCAAAGAAGCGTCTGGCGATTTAGTTTTGCCATCGCTTGAAAACGATTCAGCAGATCAACATCGAGCAAGCGCGACGTCGCCTCCTCCTCGTTTTCGCAATAGAGAACCACGGCGATTTTATTGTCGAATTCGTCTAACTGCACATCGGGCATCCCGCTGATTTTCACAATGGCGGAATCGAAAAAATTGCCTTGCAGGATATCGATTCCACTGACGGCCCGCCGAGGGTGGGAAAGGATGATGGGATTGTCCTTCACGTTCGCAGCGGCGAGACGCTGTTTGTTTTTCAACCGCTGCTTCCAGGTCGTACCAGTCATTGTCGGCGCGTTCTCGGCGATGGGAACGCCGTTGCGGCGCAGTTCGTACAGCATCGTATCCACCCCGCGAATGCGTCCCTCTTCGCTTTGCCGCGCCAGCGCGAAGATATCGCGCCCCAGCGTCAAGCTAAAATCGAAGAGATCGGGAATAGGAAATTGGCGGCGGATGCGGTCGTAATCCGCCAATGTGAAGCGGCGTCCAGCGTAAATCATGGAAGCAACCAAATGCATCGTCAAATTGGTCGATCCCCCCATCGCGCTATGGACGCGCACAGCGTTTTCGATATTTTGAATGACGATATTTGAGACGCCGAAAGCGGAATCGTTGCATACGGAAAGCATATCCACCACGGCTTCATCCACTTGCCCGAACGTTGGCGGCTCGGTTAAAAAATCCAACGCTGGATGGGCCAATCCCAAAGCGCAAACCAGATGGCGGCTGCTGTTGCCGGTTCCGTTGAAAGCGCAAATGCCGCCCAGCCGGTGGCAAGTATGGACGGCTAAGCGTTTTTCCAATTCTTTATGCCGTTTGATCGAAATGATCCCTTTTTGCTCCGCCCGCTTCAGAATGCCTTGAAAAGCCTGGTTCGTGGTGCATTGCAATAGATAACGCAGCGTTTCGCGTATATCGCCGCCGATATCCGGCGCGCCGTTCTCATCGGCGCGAGCGGCGATTTGCAACAGATCGCTTCGCAAATCGTCAGGAAAAACGCCGCCGCGCAAGACATGAGCGGGAGCGAAGACGCCGAAGACGGGCGCTTCTCCCCTCGCCCGCCGTGTAACGTCCAGCGAAGCGAGGGCGTTGACAATGGCGAAGGGGGTTTTGTCGCAGCCTTGAAGGACGAAAGCGCCGTGGTAGGAGTGGCTTTCCATCTGGTTGACGACTATGGCGCTGACCAGGTTGCGCGAGGCGAGGGAGTAGCACATCCCCTGCGTGCTCTGCGCCGTTCCATCGCACATGACGGGAACGCCGAAGGCGAAGGGAACGGCGCCGCGATTCCAAAGGCTGGCAACCGCTTTCAACATCGCCGCTTCATCCATAATATGCGCGGGTTGATCGGGCGAACCCGTAA of Candidatus Omnitrophota bacterium contains these proteins:
- a CDS encoding transketolase: MTPAPIKEMEKIARRIRGRVVELSHLTKTQHLGSSLSCVDILTACYWSVLRIDHQAPGDPCRDRFILSKGHAAPALYVALAYKSFFPEELLTTFAQDGSHFAEHPCPKGIPGVEAATGSLGHGLSLGIGMALAGRILRHTYRVFALLSDGECNEGSVWEAAMMAPAHGLDNIAVIVDYNRWQATGRSEEVLALKPLREKWAAFGWDAHEIDGHDLSALCALLHTVPDGSGKPRAIIAKTVKGKGVSFMEDDNNWHYRVPTEEEVFAAKRELGLVES
- a CDS encoding PfkB family carbohydrate kinase encodes the protein MSFFDKIKKISELAEIIENLHKDRKKAILCHGVFDLLHIGHIRYLHKAKKLGDVLITTVTPDRFVNKGPHRPVFPEGLRAESLAALDFTDYVAINEWPTAEETIAALKPDVYAKGAEYRDKRTPEIMREEIAIAAVNGEIAYIEDITSSSSFLINKHFSPFPESVEQYLHSLSETYSVQDILKYLHSAKELKPLVIGETIIDQYFYCNALNISAHAPILPMKYISDEEFVGGAAAIANHLAGFCGEVGLLSMLGSEEPREDWIRQRLNKNIHPTFLRKSNSPTIVKRRYREPYFELPVFEVYTMNDEPLNERDSQTLCSRLEEMLSRYNLIIVADYGHGMIDRPAAQALSSRSNFLALLTQANAGNMGYHTISKYAKADFVCLSEEEMRLECRDRYSGCYPLVQQIAKKMQADQIAITQGKRGCTCYRKEEGYLESPALAIRVVDRVGGGDAFFALASVCAYQSAPLDILSFMGNVAGAEAVAVVGNREPIDSLCFTRHIESLMK
- a CDS encoding transcriptional regulator, translating into MKSKESHSGDFQSLPEIDRLVHEPARLAIMAVLYAVDCADFLFVMRQTSLTRGNLSSHMSKLEEAGYLEIKKEFVDKIPRTLLRITPKGRQALKAYRENMNEVLRQLPE
- a CDS encoding dihydroxy-acid dehydratase; this translates as MRRKNSSKKMRILIGSNPYAKEVQGKANEPICVARLLERAGDYLKNPDGATLEEIYDRLEENAPRVAVITGSPDQPAHIMDEAAMLKAVASLWNRGAVPFAFGVPVMCDGTAQSTQGMCYSLASRNLVSAIVVNQMESHSYHGAFVLQGCDKTPFAIVNALASLDVTRRARGEAPVFGVFAPAHVLRGGVFPDDLRSDLLQIAARADENGAPDIGGDIRETLRYLLQCTTNQAFQGILKRAEQKGIISIKRHKELEKRLAVHTCHRLGGICAFNGTGNSSRHLVCALGLAHPALDFLTEPPTFGQVDEAVVDMLSVCNDSAFGVSNIVIQNIENAVRVHSAMGGSTNLTMHLVASMIYAGRRFTLADYDRIRRQFPIPDLFDFSLTLGRDIFALARQSEEGRIRGVDTMLYELRRNGVPIAENAPTMTGTTWKQRLKNKQRLAAANVKDNPIILSHPRRAVSGIDILQGNFFDSAIVKISGMPDVQLDEFDNKIAVVLYCENEEEATSRLLDVDLLNRFQAMAKLNRQTLLCIHRHNTSENDPSLEKIKGTQRLFRRLIEDSALRIALIIAGVGPEGYGMPEMFTPMHHINCNQSLKKMVTIISDGRYSGVSYGAAVGHVTPEAYRRGGILYLATGDLLLLSLRKWRIDLLDLEALRNGEIRPYREKLEVERKALGEKRWKRMNRRLETIDPSNQMRDIADASQGVVPLHVWKRAVNSSF
- a CDS encoding OmpA family protein; the encoded protein is MKKWASVLFVAFLLAGCGSVPYKKPLVLSPVGPEKCEKVAINQAVIIVDSSRSMKSEEKIALARSLVESFVSAIPDGDFSTSLIVFGGDKLEVGTLKPFNRSELAAAAKDIPYLSGITPMEGAIKGAASVLQGRQGKTVVILFSDGLPTFAPGALKAMKELVKAGQGEVCIHAIQTEASRKGKEFLNKLVELSPCGEYRMGTDLYNEYTMVDFVRKIFIVSIPDSDGDDICDDADQCPDTPKGAKVDDRGCWTVPGVTFEYDKSVIRPQFFPELDDMANVLKENPGIKIYVDGHTCDIATEEYNQKLSERRADAVRSYFIEKGVEASRMTARGFGETKPIKPNTSDENRALNRRVELTIMK